In Saccharomyces paradoxus chromosome VIII, complete sequence, the genomic window ATGAATGCggaacaagaagaaaaggctAAGAAGTCCAACAACCCACAGCACAGTCTAACAAAGGATGAAATCAAGCAGTACATCAAAGAATATGTCCAAGCTGCCAAGAACTCTATTGCTGCTGGTGCCGATGGTGTTGAAATTCACAGCGCCAACGGTTACTTGTTGAACCAATTCTTAGACCCTCACTCTAATAACAGAACTGATGAATATGGTGGATCCATCGAAAACAGAGCCCGTTTCACCTTGGAAGTGGTTGATGCCATTGTTGATGCCATTGGTCACGAAAAAGTTGGTTTGAGATTGTCCCCATATGGTGTCTTTAACAGTATGTCTGGTGGTGCTGAAACCAATATTGTTGCCCAATATGCTTATGTCTTAGGTGAACTAGAAAGAAGAGCTAAAGCCGGTAAACGTTTGGCTTTCGTCCATCTGGTTGAACCTCGTGTCACCGACCCATTCTTAGTTGAAGGTGAAGGTGAATACAAGGGAGGTAGCAACGAGTTTGCTTATTCCATCTGGAAGGGCCCAATCATTAGAGCTGGTAACTTTGCTCTGCACCCAGAGGTTGTCAGAGAGGAGGTTAAAGATCCTAGGACATTGATTGGTTACGGTAGATTCTTCATCTCCAACCCAGATTTGGTTGACCGTTTGGAAAAGGGACTGCCATTGAACAAATATGACAGAGACACCTTCTACAAAATGTCAGCTGAGGGCTACATTGACTACCCTACA contains:
- the OYE2 gene encoding NADPH dehydrogenase (Conserved NADPH oxidoreductase containing flavin mononucleotide (FMN)~similar to YHR179W), which gives rise to MPFVKDFKPQALGDTNLFKPIKIGNNELLHRAVIPPLTRMRAHHPGNIPNRDWAVEYYTQRAQRPGTLIITEGTFPSPQSGGYDNAPGIWSEEQIKEWTKIFKAIHDKKSFAWVQLWVLGWAAFPDTLARDGLRYDSASDNVYMNAEQEEKAKKSNNPQHSLTKDEIKQYIKEYVQAAKNSIAAGADGVEIHSANGYLLNQFLDPHSNNRTDEYGGSIENRARFTLEVVDAIVDAIGHEKVGLRLSPYGVFNSMSGGAETNIVAQYAYVLGELERRAKAGKRLAFVHLVEPRVTDPFLVEGEGEYKGGSNEFAYSIWKGPIIRAGNFALHPEVVREEVKDPRTLIGYGRFFISNPDLVDRLEKGLPLNKYDRDTFYKMSAEGYIDYPTYEEALKLGWDKN